In Esox lucius isolate fEsoLuc1 chromosome 22, fEsoLuc1.pri, whole genome shotgun sequence, the genomic window gttcgaCAGGAAGCCCCTCATATCTAATGTAGAAAAGCAGCTGCTTGGGGAGCACATGGCGGCTATATTACAGAAAGGTATTTATCAGCTGAGTGTCAGGGATGGGTGGGGGGTGAGTTACAGGAGGGCCTGAGTGTGGGTTATTAACCTTTTCATCTCCCAGGTCTCAGCATCTTGCTGGATGGGAACCGTGTGACAGAACTCGCTCTGCTCTATCAGCTCTTCAGTAAAGTCAAAGGAGGACTTCCCACTCTGCTGCAACACTGGAGGGATTATATTAAGGTACGCACaaaaacacgcacgcacgttGGATGGACTACATtaaggtgtatgtgtgtgagacaggcccacacactgaaacactctTATTGTCTCTGTGTCGCCAGAGTTTTGGTGGGGAGATTGTGGGCACcccagagaaagacaaagacatggTTCAAGATCTGCTGGACTTCAAGGATAAGATGGACAACGTTACCCAGGGCTGCTTCAACAGGAACGAGAGCTTCATCAACGCCATGAAGGAGGCCTTCGAAGCCTTCATTAACAAGAGACCCAACAAACCTGCAGAACTTAttggtgaggggggggggggggggggttgggaggTTCTCCACTGGCCTGCAATGTCAGGCTTCAGCAACAGACAATCAACAGCTTATTTTCAGTTTCATCACATCGTGTGTGTGGAACTAGTCCTGTAGGTGGGCGGGGCTGGCAGTGGGCGGGATCCACAGTGAGCACCAATCAGCTGTCAGTGAGCCATTGGCTGCCGCCTTCAGCAGGGTCCTCGTATATAAAACTGGGCCGAAAACAGATCGTTTGTTTTAAGTGCCTACCTGACGCTCTGCTGTTTTCCCGGTGTTTGTTTCAGCGAAGTACGTGGACTCTAAACTGAGGGCGGGGAACAAGGAGGCCAcagaggaggagctggagaggaTCCTGGACAAGATCATGATCATCTTTCGGTTCATCCACGGTCAGAATCAGGCCAATGTGTGGATCAGACGGAGTGTGACCTTGTTCAGACTGTGGTGTGACATCACTGACGTGGCGTTTGACCCGTGTGTGACCTTTCACTCTGGGCGTTTAATCGcgtgtctgtctatctgcagGGAAGGATGTTTTCGAGGCCTTCTATAAGAAGGATCTGGCGAAACGCCTGCTGGTAGGGAAGAGTGCCTCCGTGGACGCCGAGAAGTCCATGTTGTCCAAACTGAAACACGGCAAGTTGCACTTAGTACACAGATGTTGGAGAGTCGTGTGCTTCTGTGTCTTGAGCCTCTTGATAACTGTGGGATGACTGAAACCATGGCAGTGAGTGTGTTTTGCAAGACTCCCTCGTCACAATCTCAGGCattgtgtctgggtgtctgggtgtctgggtgtctgggtgtgtgggtgtgtgggtgtctgggtgtgtgggtgtgtgggtgtctgggtgtctgggtgtctgggtgtctgggtgtctgggtgtctgggtgtctgggtgtgtgggtgtgtgggtgtgtgggtgtgtgggtgtgtgggtgtgtggggggggtgtgtcACAGACATGACTGAAACCAGCACAGTCACGACTCTGGTGAAGGAGCACAATTATTCAGGGGTACGTTTCACAGGAACTGAGTGTGTCTTTGTGGTTTCTACTTCCTGTCCCTGCAGAGTGTGGAGCTGCATTCACCAGTAAACTGGAGGGCATGTTTAAGGACATGGAGCTCTCCAAAGATGTCATGATTCAGTTCAAACAGGTTAGCTGGTGGCTACACATCACACTTTTTATGCGCAGGGAATATGAAATGTTCACAGGGTCTACCGCAGGGCTGGCGCTCCAGTTCCAGAACGCTGATGTGTTATTTGATGTTGCTGTGTGTCATCTGTCTCTTTCAGTACACCCAGAACCAGAGTGAGCCCAGTCAGATAGAGCTCACAGTCAACATCCTAACCATGGGCTACTGGCCCACATACACTCCTATGGAGGTCCATCTGCCCCCAGAGGTAAAGTCATGTTGTCTGTGTGGGTCCTGTGTGGGTGTCTATTGCATAAGGTATAAATGTAACCTATGGCAGCAAGGGTGTATGAAGCTCCTCTCTGACCCAATCAGATGGTGAAACTCCAGGAGGTATTCAAGCTTTTCTATCTGGGGAAACACAGCGGGAGGAAACTGCAGTGGCAGCCGACTCTGGGCCACGCTGTTCTGAGGACGGAGTTTAAAGAGGTGAGGCCTGTGGCTCGTCCCTCCCGTTGGTTTACAGGGTCTTTTTGTCTGCCGGATTTCAGAATGCTTAGTGCTTCCAGGATTTGGACTGTGTCTGAGGGCTAAACTGAATGGTTGTCCGGTCTAATCTGCGAGCCCTCATATAGTGTGTAAATTGTTGATTTGGCAAAAGACAAAGGGTCTGAAATCAAGCCCAATCTTGACTCCTCGCGCTCTGGTCAAGGTCACACATTCCTCTATCTGATACAGCCTCATGTTGAAGTTCCTTTATTAAACCCGTAGTGTCCCTTTCTGTGTGTCCGCTCTGTGTCGTAGGGCAAGAAGGAACTACAGGTTTCTCTGTTCCAGACCTTGGTCTTGCTCATGTTCAACGAGGCGGAGGAGTTCAGCGTGGAGGAGATCAAGTCCGCTACAGGAATAGGTCGgatttcctgtctctctgtcaacacaattcaaataGCTTTATTGACATGACTTACACTTAAGTACATATTGCCAAAGCATACCCTGAGATTAATTAgtcatttgttttacaaaacaaGAATAAAGTTGGAATGCTAAAGATTGTCAGCAGGACTATAAAACTGGTCTGTCAGATGCTCTTTCATTCTATAGCAGAGAGTAGAGtgctgcccccctccccctccattgGCCCCCtggtcttttttttaatgttggcTCTTTGCCCCTGGGTTTTCAGAGGAGGGCGAGTTGAGGCGTACCCTACAGTCTCTGGCCTGTGGCAAGGCGCGCGTCCTCAATAAGAACCCCAGGGGGAAGGACGTGGAGGACGGAGACCGATTCAACTTCAACAACGAATTCAGACACAAACTGTTCCGCATCAAGATCAACCAGATCCAGATGAAGGAGACGGTAGGTGGTGTTGTCACCCTCACAACGTTATGTGGTGGTCTGTTGGCCCAAGGGTCACTGCCTCTTCCGCTTTGTTGTGCTAATTAACTCACTGTGGTCATACAACGGGGCCTCCCGTTAAGGTCTTACTCAAAGCTTGTGGCGTTGAAGTTTTATTGTGTAAGTTTGGAGTTTCCTCCCTTTCCTGTCATTGGGGGAAGTCTGACCGCCAAATATTCTCATGCAACTCAAGGTTAGGATTCATTTTCATTCAGGAAGCGAAACATTGTCACATGAGCGGGGACTTAACTCTGTCTCTGGCACCTCCCCCCAGGTTGAGGAGCAGGTGAGCACCACAGAACGGGTGTTCCAGGACCGGCAGTACCAGATCGATGCGGCCGTCGTCCGCATCATGAAGATGAGGAAGACCCTGAGTCACAACCTGCTGGTGTCAGAACTGTACAACCAGCTCAAGTTCCCTGTGAAGGTACGTGGCGAGTCTGTTTTAGCCGTCTCAGCCCGGCGCTCCTTCATGTCCGCTAACGCCAGTTACTGATTGGATACCGTTACTAGCTCTAGTACTTTTCACACCTGTAGCCGGTCTGTTATGTCTTTTAACATGTAACGTGTAGGACGT contains:
- the cul4a gene encoding cullin-4A; the protein is MAEDIRQDKKANFSALTEHNNNGVTRTSGLASNKTGASKKLVIKNFKDRPKLAETYTEDTWLKLRDAVGAIQNSTSIKYNLEELYQAVENLCSYKVSPTLYKQLRQLCEEHVQAQIHQFREESLDSLSFLKRMNRCWQDHCRQTIMIRSIFLFLDRTYVLQNSLLPSIWDTGLELFRTHIVSDGAVQKRTVDGILEQIERERNGETVDRSLLRSLLGMLSDLQVYKESFEERFLTDTNRLYAAEGQRLMQERDVPEYLHHVARRLEEENDRVISYLDQSTQKPLISNVEKQLLGEHMAAILQKGLSILLDGNRVTELALLYQLFSKVKGGLPTLLQHWRDYIKSFGGEIVGTPEKDKDMVQDLLDFKDKMDNVTQGCFNRNESFINAMKEAFEAFINKRPNKPAELIAKYVDSKLRAGNKEATEEELERILDKIMIIFRFIHGKDVFEAFYKKDLAKRLLVGKSASVDAEKSMLSKLKHECGAAFTSKLEGMFKDMELSKDVMIQFKQYTQNQSEPSQIELTVNILTMGYWPTYTPMEVHLPPEMVKLQEVFKLFYLGKHSGRKLQWQPTLGHAVLRTEFKEGKKELQVSLFQTLVLLMFNEAEEFSVEEIKSATGIEEGELRRTLQSLACGKARVLNKNPRGKDVEDGDRFNFNNEFRHKLFRIKINQIQMKETVEEQVSTTERVFQDRQYQIDAAVVRIMKMRKTLSHNLLVSELYNQLKFPVKPGDLKKRIESLIDRDYMERDKESPNQYHYVA